The Lycium barbarum isolate Lr01 chromosome 10, ASM1917538v2, whole genome shotgun sequence genome includes a region encoding these proteins:
- the LOC132615372 gene encoding monooxygenase 1-like, whose amino-acid sequence MESTGCEEMHEIVIVGGGLCGLATALALHKKGVKSVVLEKSGTLRAAGAAIGVLPNGWRALDQLGVASHLRTTALPLQGTRMTWTDKGKEQYTPNKNIGEVRCLKRSDIVETFADALPPKTICFGCDIVSIEMDPLTSLPCLLLSNGKRIRAQILIGCDGSRSIVASYLGLKSAKTFRTSAIRGLTSYPNGHSFPLEFVRLITGKTAVGRLPITDKLVHWFIGVQQGTDAKFPQDPELIKQRALEAASGHPADVQEMIERCDLDSLSFTHLRYRAPWDLILGNFREKTVTVAGDAMHVMGPFIGQGGSAGIEDAVVLGRNLAKTLMNGSGKVEEALDQYVKERRMRVVKLATQSYLTALLVENRPMLIKFVVIAVMAVFFRNPSAHTGYDCGLL is encoded by the exons atGGAGTCAACTGGTTGTGAAGAAATGCACGAAATAGTCATAGTGGGTGGTGGCCTTTGCGGCCTTGCCACAGCTCTTGCTTTGCACAA AAAAGGGGTAAAGAGTGTGGTATTAGAGAAATCAGGAACATTAAGAGCAGCAGGAGCGGCTATAGGTGTCTTGCCTAATGGATGGAGGGCACTTGATCAGCTTGGTGTTGCTTCTCACCTTAGAACTACGGCTCTTCCTCTTCAAGG GACACGAATGACATGGACCGATAAGGGCAAAGAACAATACACACCAAACAA GAATATTGGGGAGGTTCGGTGTCTGAAAAGGAGCGATATAGTTGAAACATTTGCTGACGCTTTGCCTCCGAAGACTATATGTTTTGGATGTGACATTGTGTCCATAGAAATGGATCCTCTAACTTCATTACCGTGTCTTCTACTTTCTAATGGAAAGCGTATTCGTGCTCAG ATTTTGATCGGATGTGATGGATCGAGGTCAATAGTGGCAAGTTACCTTGGGTTAAAGTCTGCAAAAACATTTCGAACTTCTGCAATCCGGGGTTTAACCAGTTATCCCAATGGTCACTCGTTTCCTCTAGAATTTGTCCGCCTCATAACTGGCAAAACCGCAGTTGGGAGACTACCAATCACTGATAAGTTGGTCCACTGGTTTATTGGTGTTCAACAGGGAACAG ATGCCAAGTTCCCACAAGATCCAGAACTTATCAAACAAAGAGCTCTTGAGGCAGCAAGTGGTCATCCAGCTGATGTACAAGAAATGATAGAAAGATGTGACCTGGATTCTCTATCTTTCACTCACTTGAGATATCGCGCACCATGGGACTTGATCCTTGGAAATTTTCGCGAAAAAACAGTAACGGTTGCTGGGGATGCAATGCATGTAATGGGTCCATTTATTGGGCAGGGAGGTTCAGCAGGAATAGAAGATGCAGTGGTTCTTGGAAGAAACTTGGCAAAGACATTAATGAATGGAAGTGGAAAAGTTGAAGAGGCACTGGATCAGTATGTAAAAGAGAGGAGAATGAGGGTGGTAAAACTGGCAACACAATCTTATCTAACTGCCCTTCTTGTTGAGAATAGACCAATGCTGATAAAATTTGTTGTCATAGCTGTTATGGCAGTTTTCTTCAGAAACCCAAGTGCTCATACTGGATATGATTGTGGTCTCCTTTGA